The genomic stretch AGGGGCACGCTTGTTTCAGCATGGCGAACCGCAGGAGGCTGTATATGCTCCATTGTCGCTTGTCACTTCAGAGAAGAGGGCTCATTTGTCCCCAGTTTTCATGCTTTACGCTAAAAATTACAACCCCATCCATTCtcaaagaggagaaagattTATTTAGCCTCGGAGAAactggaccaaaaaaaaaaatccaacccacAAACCAACCCTGTCTTATCTGGGCACTTCTCTACCGAGCTCTGCCACTGTACACCAGATTTGTCTTTCTCACATAAATTTTGCAAAGAATAGGGAGAAACACACGTTGCTCAACTCCAAAGGCAGGTCACGCTGCCAAGAGAAAACACATTCACCAGAGCCttaattttggaggaaaaaaaaaaaaaaaaaaaagaaggagggaaaaaaataaaagggaaggggagaaatgAAACCTTTTCCCTCCTCGTGTTCCCGTAGGTGCCGGAGAGGCAGCGCTTTTGCCCAGAAGCGGGAGGTTTGGCGGAGGGCAGCTCCCTCCAGCTCACGCACCCCGCTCCTTTTGTCCAAATCGCTGATAACTCCTTCCCCTCCGCTCGgattagttttttctttcttttctttttctttttttccccttccctttcctctctaATTTCGGGCTGGAAATGCCCTGCTGGACGCGGGAGGGGTGGTGCGGGAGGGGGGTACCGGTGGCCCCGCTCGCCCCGCCGctctcccgccgccgccgcgcatCTCCCGGGCCGGGGAAGCGATCCCCGCACCTCCTGGCTTATTGATCCGCCGGGTTGTCCCTCTACTAAACCTCTACCTGGCattaaccttaaaaaaaaaaaaagtaataaagttCTCGCTCGTGTGCTCCTTCCCCGTCATTTTCTCACAGGTCCTGTGGTTAAAGTAACTTCAAATGCAAACGGGATGGGAGATTCCTGTGGAGGAAAAGTCTGTCGTAACCTCGGACCAGCGGAAGGGTTTTTCGTTCACAAAGAAGGACgttaaaagtatattaaaatgGTAAAGATTTTATTGTATCGGAAAAAAGAGCTATCTGTACAATTCTAAGAGACAGTAAATAAAGCGACATTGTCCCTATCGGAACTTAAATAGCAggccttttaaaatttgtacaATTCAAACAAAAACAGGTCTTAAATCtgtacaattttttaaatttatagcgtaatatttaaatgtattgaTCTTGGGatttgtccttttttatttccGTAGCATGCAAAAATtctaaaaagagtaaaaaataattctaggattttttttcattttcgaTTTTGTTACCACCTTCATATCAAAAATACGAAAGGcagctttttaataaaagcacaaCGATAGcagaaaatggtaaaaatagcttttaattgGTAAAATGAGGCAGAAATTGCATTGGAGACAAATCTCTATggtctaggaaaaaaagaaagtatatatttttcaacTTGCATTATAACCCATCCCCAAGTTCCCAAGATTGcgaaagaaaaatatttttaaaaggaaaaaaaattacttcgTGCACATCTGAAACatgcaaggaaaggaaagtggCTAATTTTTGCTGTTGCCTTTTTGAGTCTAACTTAAATCTCCTCTAAAGTGGTTCGTTTCGGAAGTCTTTGAAAACAACTGCCTACCCAAACATCTGTTGGAAGCCGGGTTTATTCCAAGGTTACGCGTCTCCCTTATAGACAAAATAATCGTCATTgatagctattaaaaaaaaataatcaaaacctcaaaaagaagggggaaggaaaaaaatccaatatatacgtttaaatatttatacagaagCGGTCCGTAATTGCACCATTCCGAAGATGTGACAGGCGGAGGGATATCGACTCTACCCTaaattaatttgtgtttgtgtgtgtgtgtggtgggtttcTATTGCTTATTGCTCCGACCGAGGGGTACAGCCGCTTTGCCGCGCTGCCGGGGCCGGGAtggggggccgggggtgccAATTTGGAGCTCTCggagtggggggtggggggggagcgggacggggcggggggtggtGATGTTGGTGGAGGAGGCCCGCCGGCCGCCCCTCAGTCATCCACGTCGATCTccacgtcctcctcctcctcctcctcctcctcctcgctgtcCCGGCGGCTGCGGGGCCGCTCCGTGGGGGgcgaggcggggcggggcggtggcggggcgCCGGGctcccgggcggcggcggggggcggcggcggggaacCGGACCGCGCCTTGCCCCTTCCCTCGGCGCTGGGCTCCAGCTCGGCCAAGGCCACGATGTCCACGGCAGGGTTGGGGCCCAGCTTTTTGGCCGATTCCACGTCGGCCTTCATCTCCTCCAGGTCTCGCTTGAGCTTGGCGCGGCGGTTCTGGAACCAGGTGATGACCTGGGCGTTGGTGAGCCCCAGCTGCTGGGCGATCTGGTCCCGGTCCGCCGGTGACAGGTATTTTTGGTAGAGGAACCGCTTCTCCAGCTCGTAGATCTGGTGGTTGGTGAAGGCCGTCCGCGACTTTCGACGCTTCTTCGGCGTTTGCCGCTGCCCGAAGATCGTCATCCCGTCCCTGCCTGCCGACGAGCCGCCAGATTGTCGCCGctttccccatttccccccGCTACCCGAGCCCCCAGACCCCACGCCCCTGCCCCGTCGAtatcggggcggggggggggagcggggcagagCCGCCGCTCCCGCACCCCGAGGGCCGCGGGGGGAAGATGCCGCCCGGTACCGGCCGCCCGGGGACCCGCCATCCCGCCCCATGCGACATCCCGGgagatgggggggagggggggtaaaCAGGCCGTGGGGAGGAGCGGGACACCCACCCGCGGGAGGATCCCCCCACTCTGCGAGGGGCTTACCTTCGGCCGCCTGCAGCACGCTGACTTCCAGCCCCTTGAAGGTCTTGCTGGCCAGCTCTTCCAGGGCGCAGAGGGGCGAGGTTTGGGAGAGCAGCGCCCGGCCGGAGAGCGGCAGCCCGGCCGGGGGGTGCTTCTCGGCGGCGGAGAGGAGGTGGGCCGTTCCGCAGAGGGTGTAACTCCTCCGCACCGAGGGCTTGTTGAGGATGTCCTCGATGCTGAAGGGGGTGAGGGGCTTGTTGGAGTTGGCCGGCGGAGGGAGGTGATCCAAGGGGCTCCGCCGCCGTTCTTCCCCCGAGGAGGGCTTGGGTTCTTCTTTGGAAGTCATGGTGGGGCCGGGCCGCGCGGGGCTGCCTTCCCCACCCGCGACGGGGATGCGCTGCCGCGGGGAGAAGTCCCCGGCGGGACCGCGGGGTGACGGCGGCGGAGACAGCGAGCAAAAGTTGAAGCCCACCTCCAACTCCGGCGGAGGAGCCCCGGGTCTTCCCGGGGAGAGCCACGtcgggcggcgggcagggcgggcagggcggCGGGCTGCGGCCGGGAGCGGAGCTGCCGTCGGTCCCTCGCCGAGAGGTGGTCCTGCCGCACCTCTTGTCCCAGGGTTTTGGGTCggggatttcccccccccccctcttctcACTCtccgctcgctcgctctctcctctctcttcctcttcccagctgCTATTTTAAGAAACACCCAAAATCGCAGCACTTTCCCTgtcctcccccccaaaaaagcgAATACccccaaaaataattttaaaaaaaagaaggaaaaaagaaaaaaattaaaagacgACTTCGGAGAGGGGTAGAGCAGCCCTCGCACCGAGACCTCGGACCAGGGGGAAAGAGGCGAGAAGAGACGGGGTAATTGACTATTGCTAACAAGTTATTGTTGATTGGGAGGTAATCAATTATCTTCAATGACACTTTTcgccctctctctctctcgttcgctcgctctctctctctctgtccaatGCAGGCTTTTGCAAGTTCGGAGACCCATTAATTAGGAGGCGGTATGGAGGTGGAGCCCAGTTGAATTATAATGCTGAATGCACTTGTCATATTCTGGCCCTGCTATTTGTTTggacatatatatttttaaattacattacaAACCAGCCTTTATTGCATCAGGATAATACAGTATAGTGAAAAATAATACTAAgcgaaaacaaaacaaaccgaAAAATATCCGGcggtatctttttttttttccttccccccaagatttttttttctatttctcccTCCTGTTAATTTTGGCTACGAGTTTATCTAAAATGTCTCTCTCCGGCTCTACCCAGAGCCAttcgatttttttttaatgaggggaagaaggggagagCCTGGTTCCAGGTAAGGCAGACCTTTCCTTTCCAATAAAATCCAAAGGTTTCCGCCGAATTTGTCGtgctcctctttcccagcgCCCTGTGCCGGAGCGGTctgcgggggccggggcgggggcagcTCGGCTGCGGGGCAGGGCCCCCCCGGGAGGGTGCCGGTGCCGGGGGGTGCCCGCGGAGGGGCtgcgcggcggggcgcgggcccGGATCGCTCCCGGGATGCGGCGGCTTCTTCGGCTCCATTGGCGCCGGGGGTAGCGGGTGATCCCGACCGAGGACAGCGCGGGGAGAAGGGGCAGGCAGTGGTCGGGGTCCACCGCCCAGCAAAGCGCTGCGTCGGGGCCGGAGAGGGACGGTTTCGGGCCCGAGGCCTTCTGCGGCGAGTTTGAGGGCGGCTGGAGGGGGGCAGCGACGACGGGGCTTCCTGCGCCCCCCACCCTCGGGGCaaacccagcccagcccagcccggccgtCAGTGGGGGCCAGAACCGCTCCTTATTATTTTTATCCGGGCCACCGGCCCGCTTCGGTCTCACCGCTCCGCAGGGCCAGAGACAAAGCCCGGATCCAGGGGGTGAATTGCCTGGCCCCCACCCTGCGCGGGGGCACCCCCAACGCTCCCCGCGGGGCGGCCGGGAAGCGGCCcccgggccgggcaggggctggacggggcgggcggcggccgcccgGCGCATCGCggggcagtggggcaggaggagagcccGGGGCCGGATCGAGCTCTAACTTTCCCTCCTCACCTTgacgggcaggaggagggcGGCTGGCAGCTCCCAGGCCGCTAGGTACCAAACAAGCACAAAAGAAGCAAATGGCTCCTCTCCTTAAAGCGCCCTCTTCCCATTTTTTATAGCTCTCTGGGAGTCTCTTTATGCAGTGACCTATTTTTAAAGGCCTATATTGGGTTATTCATCATATCAAATACTGCGAGGAGCTGGGGGGAGCCGGTCGGGGGGGAGCGAATTACACTGATTCTAAATCGCCCGGCTTCTTTGCTTTGCTAGGTGGATTATTTGCTTCGCTTTGCTTGGGTTTTATGAAGtgatttaaacatattttaaccAATTAGAgactttcctcctctcccttgtGTCCCCTCTCATTATTTTCCAGCGTGGCGTTTTATGTCAGGATCCGGGTTTTATTGAGAACTCAGCCGGGGATGCTGGTGttataattacagaaataagattaaaaaaaaaaaggaaaaagaaaaaaaagaaaaaaggggaaaaggggggaaaaaagaaagaaaatataatctCGTTCCTGGGTGAGAGTTTGGGAGGGCTGGCGGGTGCTTGGGATGCGCCGAGGCTCCGCCGGCTACAGGCTGCAGCCCGGCCCGCCTTCCCGCGGAGCGGAGACCCGGGCTGCAACTTGCGCCCCCACCCTGAGCGCAGCCCGCTCCACTCAGGGCAGGGGCAAAACTGCGCCAAACACAGCGAAGCCCCGCAAACCGTTCAGGATCCCCTgttgtccccccccagcccacaatctcctcttccctgcctgtgCGGGGGGACAGGGCTTTAAATGCaccccgcttttttttttttggcttcctAGTAGGGGCAgagactggggggggggcgggagcgggcagcagccccaggacagGATCCCCGGCACAGGGGGCCCCTTCTTCGTTTGCCTCGACCGCTGCCTGCCAGGGGATAGCCGGGTTCATGCTTTGCATGAGTAGCTCAGCCCGGTGGCTCCAGGCCTGCCGTCCGCCCTTGTGTCCAACGCTCCCCCAAATAGCACCTCATTGAGAAAGAGGGTGGTTGAGAAGGAAGGGGGCAAGTGTCGGCCTCTCCCCGAGTCCCCCTCCGGCGCTCTGTGGCTGTCCCGGCGGGGTCCGACCGACCCCTCTCCGCTGTGCTCTCAGCTGCTCGGTGGTGCCTTCGgtgggtttgattttgttttccctgcgCTCACTTTGCCTTTGCAACCGCTGCGACTCGCTCCCCGCGAACgactccctctctgctctccgGGGGTGGCCAAAATtcagaggaggagcaggctgTGTTGCCCCCGCCCCGGCTTAGAGGAAGAGCTCAGCATCCCCCCTCCGCGCCCCTcgaaacaattattttaattttttttttttagcagtccGCTTGGCACCCAGCTCCGAATTAGGGACCCTCAGTGCCCCACGACGGGTCCCGTCGCATCTCCCCGTCCTCGGAGGGCCCCGGGGAGCAAGGAGGCAccgggggcagctgggggcctGCTCCAGCCGCCGCCACGGAACTTCGCATCCCGCTGGGCTCTTCTCCTGTCCGTCCCGCCAAGACGTAGCTGCGGTCGTCTATCCCAGCTTTGGGGTAGTTTGGGGAAAAACATCCTAATCCGAAGCGCTTCAACACCGCCCGCCCAccttctgccagctccagcctctCTGAGGGGGCACTCGGCACTGATCCCCTCCTGGTGCAGGCAGGAAAAGTTTGGGTCGGGTCCCCTGCcgagaggcagggaggggagcagggctggagggaacGGCGGCCCTTCGCTGTACCCGGGGATGGATAAGGGTGTCCCCCGGAGCCTTCGGGGAAGTGTCGGTCAAGGTCCCTGCCTTTCACGGAGGAAGAAAAGCGAGTAAAGCAGCGGCCTTTCTTCCTCTACGGAGCAGAAAACTACCGCTAAATCTGACActactcgggggggggggggcaaaaaaatccctctggctACGAGTGGCATCTTTGGAGGCGTCTCCCCTTGCCGCCCCCACAGCCGTATTTCGGGGTGTTGGCGTTGGCTGCCCTCCCCCGAGACCCGTCCTGCGCACGGCAGGCAGCGGCAgggcgctgccggggctgcccggctTTGGCTTTGCGCGGCCCACTTTTGTCCAGGAAAATGTCACAGGAATATAATTAAAGCAGGCGGCATAAATCATTCAAGTGTTGATCACCAAAGTAACTGCGTACAAATGACACCTCCTTTCCCGGCATAGCTGAGCCGTGCATGGCTCCCAGTTATGTCTGCCTAGTTTAAGTGGTCTAAACACGTTGCCGCTCCCTGTTAGCAGCGCGGAGAGGAGCAAACTCCGTGCCCTCTAGCTGACAGGGAGCGCAGGGTCCTGACACAGCATCCCGCACGGGGCCGGGGTGGCGGGCCGGGAACCTAAGAAATAActgttatttttgtctttaagcACTCCCCAAGTTTGGGGCTGCGAGTGCCGAGAGGCGGAGAGAGCTCGGTGGGACGCGCCGTGGAACCCGGAGGAGGGAGAGCCGCGGCGGGGTCCGAGGTCCTCGTCCCCGTCCTCTCTCGAAAAGCTGCCGGTAAAATGTACCCACAGGTGTCCCCTgtccccgccgccgcgggcaCTGCTCCTCGTTGCTCCCCTTGGAAAACAAGCGCCCCGAGCTGGGCGCACGCCGGCTCCCGgctctgctggggagggggcgtcGGGGGGTCGGGGGGCACTGCGGAGGTGGGGAGAAACTCCCCGGCAGAGCCCATCCCTGGAGGTCGTTTCATAGCTATCGCCCGCTCCTTCCGCCCCTCTTAACCAGCTCCCTGTGGGGATAAAAACTTCGCTGCACCAAAAATAAATCTGACCCAAGTGCCCGCACCCGGCAAGGGAGCCGGGGCCAGGGGCAgcgcgcccggcccggcccggctggAGCGCACCGTTCCCGTGAAGTCCCGGTCTTTCCCCGGCAGAGAAAAGCTGAGAAGCCGCCGTTCCCTCGGGGGGGCTCCGGCAGCGGGGATGGGACTTGCGGGGGCCGGACCGGGCCGAAATCCGCCGCTCCAGAAACCCTGCCAGAagcgggggagcggggagcagccTCCCccgggcgggcaggcagcgcAGTGCCAGGCTCTCCGCCTTTCCCTGGGACTTTTTCGTTTGCAAACGAATTCCCGGGGCGACCGAGGGGCGCTGGGGTCGGCGGAGCTGCAGGGTCCGGGCACCCCCTGCCCACTCCCTGGGCCGATTTGTTTTCACCTAAAAACCTCCGCGGAGTGGAGCTGAACACGGCGGTGCCCGGACTGCCTCCCGCCGCCCTGCCCCAGGGCCAGGAGAGGGGGATAAGCCTAAATTTGAGTGAGCCCCTGGGCCGGTGTAAGTGGGGATGCTCCCCGGCGGGttgcaaagaaaatagagaagCCTGGACCCCGCAAGCTGGTGTAAAGCACAAATTAACTCCCGAGGCAGATCGACTCCCCCGGCCGCCTCATCGCGTTGCGTGGGGCCGTGGGGAGCGTTTCCCACGGCGGGGGAGAGCCGCGAAGATATCCCTATCCCAAATGTCGGAGGCCAACGCGTCCCCTCTCCTCTTAGCACCGCCAGGGACCCTCCCGAGTCACCACTCCCGGTAGGTTTTCTGGGTTTCcccggggtttggggggggctggtgaGCGGGTCTGCACTACTGCGGGATCCAGAGCCGGGGTTGTACCTCCTGCCGCTCCCAATCGGGGCTTCGGGACTCCCCACCAGACCCCCGGTTTCACCCTGAGGACAGGGTCCTCCTGCAGCCGCCACAGGGAGGGAAAGGCGAATACGAGCATCGAAAcgtatttttattcttttaaactCCCGTATTTTAACTTCTAGTCCAAGAAAGCCAGTTGGACGCGAGCTTCCCGGGAAGAACAGCCGGGACGTGCGCGTCCCAGCTCAAGACCAGGCGAgaacttgatttttattattttatttaaaaaaataattaaatacttCAATAAATGCAATCTGCGGGACCCCtctggagggcaggaaggggcGACGGAGCCGGCCGGGGGCATTTCAGGCCTCCCGGCCGTGCCAGACTCTAGATGGCAGAGATTTAGCAGCTCTCGggccctccctgccccatcccaaCGCCGGGGAGGCAAGGCCGGGCCGTGGGGCAAGCGGGAAAGAACCGCCGGAGGGGATCAGCGCAGCTCCGACCCTCTGTTCAGACCGTGGCTGTCCCCTGGGTCCTTCTCGTTTTGAGACGGGGCACAGCCAAAGCCTTCTCTACAGCTCCCCTCGGCTCCAGGGAAGAGCCTGGAGTGGGGGGACTGGGGCTCCGCGGCCGCAGAGCTCGCCCTGAGACCGCGGGGATGGGCGCAGGGGAGGCGGGGGCAGGCAGCGCCCGTCCCGCGCAGTTGCGCCCAGAGGCAGCTGGAAATAGCGCGAAGCGGTGAGTTTCACTGTCCTCTCTGCGCcccgcggggctgggctgggggtgtcGAGCCCCGGGGTGGTGCCCACCTCGTCCCGGGCCCGGGGGCTCCCTCCCTTCACCCGGGAGAGCAGCGGAGAACAACTTCGCTCTGGACTCGGGGCCGACAAAACTTTgttgtgtgtgtggggggggcgGCGACGACACAGCCACCCGGGGCTATGACAGCCGAGCCGCGCTGGCTCCTCCGAGACCTGTAATATCTCCGCCGCTCCCGGCACGCGTGAATAATTCACCAGGCTGCCAAATGCAAGTAACGTTTGTGGCAGCTATGAAGGAGCTGGGGAGGCGAGGGCTCAtttttggggggcaggaggaggtgtgGGGAATCAATTGAAACTTAATAAAGGGAGTGGGGGGGAGAATGGCGGAAATAAGCCAGGCAACTTCTTCTAATAACAACTTGGTGTTAATAATTCAGGAGCAGTCATTGGATTATAGCGCAATATCCGAAGTACGCGTTGCCGGCACAGTGCGGGTGGATAATGTAATCGGAGCTCATTTCGCCTTCCAATAAATTACAGCAGCAAAAGTTTCCTGTTAAAGCagttatttgtatttcttttttgaaggtgatccccctccctcctcctcttccaacaactgcagtaagaaaattaattaaaaactaatATTTCCACCCCTTGCAAAAGCAGCACTGAGACACGAAGCCAGAGTTTGGCTGTGATCTCTTCCAACTTTGTGTGCTGCAAAGCAGCTCCTCCCTACCTCCTCTCACTTCTTTCTTTCGGTACTCCTGTTTCTCTATTCCTCCTTTTTTGCATCCTACTCCGTCTGACCTTGTGGGACCTCTCCAAGCTCAGACAAgtgcagctgaaaagaaatgtgttcCTAAAATCCATGCCTTTGCGTTAGCCTTGCTGTGTTTGCTCCCCTTGTCCCTCTCAGGTCCTGTTATGAAGGGGTAGCAGCTAGAGGCAGGGTCAAACACCAGTGCACTTGTCTTTGAACTCACATGTGAGGTGAGTTTGCAAGGCCTCAGATGACGCTCGTTCTGTCCCTTCCAAACTGCAGCACCGTTTAGCAGCAGACGCACACACCCAGACCTAGCCAGGCTATTccagctttcctcctctctaTTCCCCTGCTTGTCTCGCCAAAGGCAGGGCTATAGTCTTGCAATCTTGTGGCCTCCATCCATGGCTGGGGTTCACAAGCCAGTTCTCAAACCTCTCCCAGCACTCATTGCTTGACACAAGGCTCTGCTGCACCGTTCTCCAGTGCCAAGCTGCATCCTCCTTGGAGCCCATCTCAGACCTGCTTCAAAAAGTGGCCTTTCCCCAACCGTTTGGCCACAGCCAGCAGACACCTCTGATGGGACGCTTTAcatctctgtttattttattctactttCTGACCCAGAACCTTTAGACACATTCTTGTGCTTGAATCAGGCATGGCTCTTTCTATAGGTACTTTTAGCATCCTGTAATGGTGGCTGGCATTTCCCATCCTGCGTAATAGCTGTTGTCAGCTTACAGCATTTCTGTACTGATCGCTGTCGGATCAGGCTGTCTCCCTGTCTCCAGTGCTGCATGCCAGTACAATGGAGAGAGAGACAAGAGCTTCCTGCAGGATGctggggttaaaaaaaataaatctgtctcCTGTTAGGCATTTCCCTAATTCCTGCTCTTTGTGAAATGATTCAGACTGTGAACTTCGAGGTTTAATATCAATACAAAAATGTCTCATCTTTAGTGATTCCACCTCTGAGCGTCCTGGGGTCCAGTCCATCTCCCTTCTCTATTTTGTTCAGTTTGTGACATCTTGTGGCACCAAATTCCCACATCCTCCTGACTGGCACCCAGGGCTCTTTTCCGGCTGATGTATGATCACTTGTGATGGTGGAACTTTACTgcctgggctttttttctgggCGCTGAGTAAAGCATGTGTAGTGAACAGCCTCAAGATTTCTCCCATTTTTCTGCTTGAAGTCTCCTCGGGGTCTATttagttctgctgctttttacaGGTGTGGAAAGCAGGTCTTTGCTAATGCCAAATATGCAGCAACACGTGGGTCTGGATTCTGCTTGCATATAGCAAAGCCAGTCAGGTTCCTTGCATCTGCCATCGTTAGTGTTACAACTTAACGAGGACCTACCAGTGTTCCTCTGTAAGAGCTAAGAGGGGGGTGAGCAAGACCCAGAGAGGGAGGTATTAAACCACAAACAGCAGAAATCACGCAGGCTGGGATGTGTAAAGGGGCTGCCTGGCGTGAGCATCCCTCACCCTCGGCGAAGACTGATGCTGGTTTGAAAGGCCTGTGATGTACGTGGATTTAAGTCTTGCAAGGCCAggcatggaaaaataatttcagtgcaTAGAACCCGAAGGGGTCCCTCGATGGGGAATGGGGCAGGCGGGCGCCGGCGGGGCCGCAGCCGCTAGAGGGAGGACGCCGAACGCGCAGGGTGCGCGGccgatgccccccccccccgcccctccgccGAGCTCCCGCGGCCCTCGgcgagggaagggggggaaccCTGGGGCTTTCTGCCGCTTCGAGGCGGGGAAGCAGCGGTGGAGGGGATACTTCGGTCTATCTCAAATCACAGGACAACTTTCCAGGAGTAGCCCCTCTCCTGCACTTTAAATCCTGTGATTTTCTGCTTGGAAAGTTGTGtacctgctcctgctgcttctttcgGT from Grus americana isolate bGruAme1 chromosome 7, bGruAme1.mat, whole genome shotgun sequence encodes the following:
- the LBX1 gene encoding transcription factor LBX1 is translated as MTSKEEPKPSSGEERRRSPLDHLPPPANSNKPLTPFSIEDILNKPSVRRSYTLCGTAHLLSAAEKHPPAGLPLSGRALLSQTSPLCALEELASKTFKGLEVSVLQAAEGRDGMTIFGQRQTPKKRRKSRTAFTNHQIYELEKRFLYQKYLSPADRDQIAQQLGLTNAQVITWFQNRRAKLKRDLEEMKADVESAKKLGPNPAVDIVALAELEPSAEGRGKARSGSPPPPPAAAREPGAPPPPRPASPPTERPRSRRDSEEEEEEEEEDVEIDVDD